Proteins found in one Desulfuromonas thiophila genomic segment:
- the flgF gene encoding flagellar basal-body rod protein FlgF → MSSGIYAALSGAVARTQLLENISNNLSNLHTAGFKRDRLSFAAMLDDASQTRRTAGVNLNAVAESRTDFRHGTLAKTNNDFDVAINGDGFFRLRSADGSLYYSRQGTFARALDGRLINRAGDEVLSVDNNPIVLPDGAFRIDEDGRVLAAEGQIGQIGLFNPDSAQLSKVGESRFAFSGDEAAVGPAAGSQVQQGYLEQSNVNSMEEMAQLISNMRNFEAYQKAMKNYHELSIKVHEIAAF, encoded by the coding sequence ATGAGTTCTGGAATCTATGCTGCCCTCAGCGGCGCTGTCGCCCGCACCCAATTGCTGGAGAATATCTCCAACAACCTCAGCAATCTGCACACCGCCGGCTTCAAGCGTGACCGTCTCAGCTTCGCGGCAATGCTCGACGACGCCAGCCAAACCCGCCGCACGGCAGGTGTCAACCTCAACGCCGTGGCTGAAAGCCGTACCGATTTTCGCCATGGCACCCTGGCCAAAACCAACAACGATTTCGATGTCGCCATCAATGGCGACGGCTTTTTCCGCCTGCGCAGCGCAGATGGCAGCCTCTACTACAGCCGGCAGGGCACCTTTGCCCGTGCTCTGGACGGCCGGCTCATCAACCGCGCCGGTGACGAGGTTCTGTCGGTGGACAACAACCCAATTGTGCTGCCTGATGGCGCCTTCCGCATCGACGAGGATGGCCGCGTGCTGGCGGCGGAAGGCCAGATTGGCCAGATTGGCCTGTTTAACCCCGACTCCGCTCAGTTGTCCAAGGTCGGCGAAAGCCGTTTCGCCTTTTCAGGCGATGAGGCCGCCGTCGGCCCGGCTGCCGGCAGCCAGGTGCAGCAGGGCTATCTGGAACAGTCCAATGTCAACAGCATGGAAGAAATGGCCCAACTGATCAGCAACATGCGTAATTTTGAAGCCTACCAAAAGGCCATGAAGAACTATCACGAACTGAGCATCAAGGTTCACGAAATCGCCGCGTTCTGA
- a CDS encoding FliA/WhiG family RNA polymerase sigma factor: MNRPYGYPPAVDERDALIQTNMPLVQLVVERLRAQVPGFVSRDDMVSAAMVGLLDAASRFDPTRGILFKTFAERRIRGAIFDEIRKMDWFSRSLREKHSRIGRAICSLEQRLARPPEDAEVAAELDMSLAEYHDLLTQVCHLGCVSLHETLDEQDEGRAFLDLLTDDSPSVEQRLEESQLADELASLLKTLTEKERLVISLYYYEELSQKEIAEVLQLTEGRISQLHSQALIKLKSKLTRSGPR, translated from the coding sequence ATGAATCGGCCTTACGGCTACCCACCCGCGGTGGATGAGAGAGACGCTCTGATTCAGACCAACATGCCGCTGGTGCAACTGGTGGTCGAGCGCCTGCGCGCTCAGGTGCCCGGCTTTGTCTCACGTGATGACATGGTCAGTGCCGCCATGGTTGGCCTGCTTGATGCCGCCTCGCGCTTCGACCCGACGCGCGGCATCCTGTTCAAGACCTTCGCCGAACGGCGCATTCGGGGCGCCATCTTCGATGAAATTCGCAAAATGGACTGGTTTTCGCGCTCCCTGCGCGAAAAACACAGCCGCATCGGCCGCGCCATCTGCAGCCTGGAACAACGCCTGGCACGACCACCGGAGGACGCCGAGGTGGCGGCCGAGCTGGACATGAGTCTGGCCGAATACCATGACCTGCTGACACAGGTCTGCCACCTGGGCTGTGTCAGCCTGCATGAAACCCTCGACGAGCAGGACGAAGGCCGCGCCTTTCTCGATCTGCTGACCGATGACAGTCCCAGTGTCGAGCAACGGCTGGAGGAAAGCCAGCTGGCCGATGAACTGGCCAGCCTGCTCAAGACCCTGACCGAAAAGGAACGCCTGGTGATCTCGCTGTATTACTACGAGGAACTCAGCCAAAAGGAAATCGCCGAGGTGCTGCAACTGACCGAAGGGCGCATCTCGCAGCTGCACAGCCAGGCCCTGATCAAGCTCAAGAGCAAACTGACCAGATCGGGGCCACGATGA
- the flgG gene encoding flagellar basal-body rod protein FlgG produces the protein MIRALWSAATGMETQQMNIDVIANNLANVNTAGFKKSRADFQDLLYQVSKSPGSATSADTIMPTGIQVGLGARTAAVQKVFSVGDLMQTENELDVAIEGRGFFQVEMPDGATAYTRSGALKKDGDGRLTTSEGYLLDPQIVIPENATSISIGQDGTVDVYLDGDYEAVQVGLLELATFSNESGLRSLGRNLFAETPSSGTAIVGVPGENGLGTLAQGYLEGSNVSVMEEMVNMIAGQRAYEVNSKAIKTADEMLQMTNNLI, from the coding sequence ATGATTCGCGCCCTCTGGTCTGCCGCCACCGGCATGGAAACCCAGCAAATGAACATTGACGTCATCGCCAACAACCTGGCCAACGTCAACACGGCCGGCTTCAAGAAAAGCCGGGCCGACTTTCAGGATCTGCTCTATCAGGTCAGCAAAAGTCCCGGCAGCGCCACCTCGGCCGACACCATCATGCCCACCGGCATCCAGGTCGGCCTCGGCGCCCGCACCGCCGCCGTGCAAAAGGTCTTCAGCGTCGGCGATCTGATGCAGACCGAAAATGAACTTGACGTGGCCATCGAGGGCCGTGGTTTCTTTCAGGTGGAGATGCCCGACGGCGCCACCGCCTACACCCGTAGCGGCGCCCTGAAAAAGGATGGCGACGGTCGGTTGACCACCTCCGAAGGCTATCTGCTCGACCCGCAGATTGTGATCCCGGAGAACGCCACCAGCATCTCCATCGGCCAGGACGGCACCGTCGATGTCTACCTTGATGGTGATTACGAGGCCGTCCAGGTCGGCCTGCTGGAACTGGCCACCTTCAGCAATGAATCGGGCCTGCGCAGTCTGGGCCGCAATCTGTTTGCCGAAACGCCCTCGTCCGGCACGGCCATTGTCGGCGTACCGGGCGAAAACGGCCTGGGCACCCTGGCCCAGGGCTACCTGGAAGGCTCCAACGTCAGCGTCATGGAAGAGATGGTCAACATGATTGCCGGCCAGCGTGCCTACGAGGTCAATTCCAAGGCCATTAAAACCGCCGACGAAATGCTGCAAATGACCAACAACCTGATCTGA
- the flhF gene encoding flagellar biosynthesis protein FlhF, which produces MNSALRMIKEALGPDALILSSRTVRKGGLGLFGKPVLEVTAAIDEAAASAARKPVASTNSTPAPAPLSATAQKPRRTLATVDDNDLDYSQIWRRAPVIDGRLPIETPPDPTRPTDSLPAVAGTVEPLAALRGELDQLKQMVGQLVSDLPQQLEQLARPPRPQFLPPQPAAPGSRATTAGSRRKNSSEHLIEQIQERLADCGVEEQTAATIAHYAVSQLSARQRPTGRQLDKLLHNCLCELIQTCGPLFAPGTEPRRLALIGPTGVGKTTTIAKLAAAYLLAGGKRVALVTIDTYRIAAVEQLKVYGEIMNVPVEVVMRPEQLATVLQRHANKELILIDTAGRSPKDDVSLQELQEFLAVDSQLQAHLVLSATTRERDLYETFNRFSGLAPRSLLLTKLDECDSLGVLLNLQLRTNCPLSYLGNGQRVPEDLSLASATAVSELILGRHEEHADE; this is translated from the coding sequence ATGAACTCGGCCCTGCGCATGATCAAGGAGGCCCTCGGCCCCGACGCGCTGATTCTGTCTTCGCGCACAGTACGCAAAGGCGGTCTGGGCCTGTTCGGCAAACCGGTCCTTGAAGTAACCGCTGCCATAGACGAAGCCGCCGCCAGTGCCGCACGCAAACCGGTCGCGTCAACCAACAGCACACCAGCGCCGGCACCGCTTTCCGCCACTGCACAGAAACCGCGCCGTACTCTGGCCACCGTCGATGACAATGATCTGGATTACAGCCAGATCTGGCGGCGGGCGCCGGTTATCGACGGCCGTTTACCCATCGAAACCCCACCCGACCCGACCCGGCCGACAGACAGCCTCCCCGCCGTTGCCGGCACCGTCGAACCACTGGCCGCGTTACGGGGCGAACTGGACCAACTCAAGCAGATGGTCGGCCAACTGGTCAGCGATCTGCCACAACAACTGGAGCAACTGGCGCGGCCACCGCGGCCCCAGTTTCTGCCACCGCAGCCAGCAGCACCCGGCAGCCGCGCCACCACCGCCGGCAGCCGGCGCAAAAACAGCAGTGAGCACCTCATTGAGCAGATTCAGGAACGATTGGCGGATTGTGGTGTGGAAGAACAAACCGCCGCCACCATCGCCCACTACGCCGTCAGTCAGCTGTCAGCCCGGCAGCGCCCCACAGGTCGCCAGCTGGATAAGCTGCTGCACAATTGCCTGTGCGAACTGATCCAGACCTGTGGCCCACTGTTCGCGCCGGGCACCGAACCCAGGCGTCTGGCGCTGATCGGCCCAACCGGCGTCGGCAAAACCACCACCATCGCCAAACTGGCGGCCGCCTACCTGCTGGCCGGCGGCAAGCGGGTTGCCCTGGTAACCATCGACACCTACCGGATCGCTGCGGTCGAGCAACTCAAGGTCTACGGTGAAATCATGAACGTGCCAGTCGAGGTGGTCATGCGTCCCGAGCAGCTGGCCACGGTACTGCAGCGCCACGCCAACAAGGAGCTGATCCTGATCGACACCGCCGGCCGCAGCCCCAAGGACGACGTCAGTCTGCAGGAATTGCAGGAATTCCTCGCGGTAGATTCGCAACTGCAGGCCCATCTGGTGCTGTCAGCCACCACGCGGGAACGCGATCTGTACGAAACCTTCAACCGCTTCAGCGGCCTGGCGCCACGCAGCCTGCTGCTGACCAAGCTTGATGAATGCGACAGCTTGGGCGTACTGCTCAACCTGCAGCTGCGCACCAACTGCCCGCTGTCCTATCTGGGCAATGGTCAGCGCGTGCCGGAGGATCTGTCTCTGGCCAGCGCCACCGCCGTCAGTGAGCTGATTCTGGGCCGTCATGAGGAACATGCCGATGAATGA
- a CDS encoding sigma-70 family RNA polymerase sigma factor, producing the protein MTADSLASLLHNGQFSLLLLALCALLLALILQRQRRQLNRQRQRLKELDKQLTNALQRITRLEDLQDSTPPPRADFERHLQQADLKSRLQQPQPAGNPPDKYRHVIALAAQGLDAEAIAEVLQIAPAEASQLLTLARLRQRD; encoded by the coding sequence ATGACTGCCGACAGCCTGGCCAGCCTGCTTCACAACGGTCAGTTCAGCCTGTTGTTGCTGGCGCTCTGCGCCCTGCTGCTGGCGCTGATCCTGCAACGGCAGCGGCGCCAGCTGAACCGCCAGCGCCAGCGGCTTAAAGAGCTGGACAAGCAGCTCACCAATGCCCTGCAACGCATTACCCGTCTGGAGGATCTGCAGGACAGCACCCCACCACCCCGCGCGGATTTCGAACGCCACCTGCAGCAGGCCGATCTGAAAAGCCGCCTGCAGCAACCCCAACCGGCCGGCAATCCGCCGGACAAATACCGCCATGTCATCGCCCTCGCCGCCCAGGGTCTTGATGCCGAAGCCATCGCCGAGGTGCTGCAGATCGCTCCGGCCGAGGCCTCCCAGCTGCTGACCCTGGCCCGCCTGCGCCAGCGCGACTGA
- a CDS encoding MinD/ParA family protein — translation MNERHIAPADQAGTLRSLSDRLTETPRMSAGSNKAARVLSVTSGKGGVGKTAVVSNVAVALGRMGKKVLIIDADLGLANIDVVFGLAPQYNLNHFFSGQNSLTEILVDGPAGIKILPAGSGVQKFTRLDAAQKIHLLDDLEMLPGDYDVVLIDTEAGISENVTYFNQAAQDILVVTTPEPTAITDAYALMKLLSSQYHEKRFNLIVNSVRHMDEALDVYRKLTMVSNRYLDISIDFMGGIPFDRKMYESVRQQKVMVELYPGSRVSLAFEKLAAKLVSAAHQSEPKGSLQFFWKRLLSLGGSGS, via the coding sequence ATGAATGAACGACACATCGCGCCTGCCGATCAGGCCGGCACCCTGCGCTCACTGAGTGATCGGCTGACCGAAACGCCGCGCATGAGCGCCGGCAGCAACAAGGCCGCCCGGGTTCTGTCCGTCACCAGCGGCAAAGGGGGCGTCGGCAAGACCGCCGTGGTCTCTAACGTTGCCGTTGCCCTGGGCCGCATGGGCAAAAAGGTACTGATCATTGATGCCGATCTGGGCCTGGCCAACATCGACGTCGTCTTCGGTCTGGCACCCCAGTACAATCTGAACCATTTCTTCTCTGGCCAGAACAGTCTGACGGAAATCCTGGTCGATGGGCCGGCGGGCATCAAGATCCTGCCGGCGGGCAGCGGGGTACAGAAATTCACCCGGCTGGATGCGGCCCAGAAAATTCACCTGCTCGACGACCTGGAGATGCTGCCGGGTGATTATGACGTGGTACTGATCGACACCGAGGCCGGCATTTCCGAGAATGTGACCTATTTCAACCAGGCGGCGCAGGACATTCTGGTGGTAACCACGCCGGAGCCCACCGCCATTACCGATGCCTACGCCCTGATGAAACTGCTGTCGTCGCAGTATCACGAAAAACGTTTCAACCTGATCGTCAACTCGGTGCGCCATATGGATGAAGCCCTCGATGTCTACCGCAAGCTGACGATGGTGTCGAACCGCTACCTGGATATTTCGATCGATTTCATGGGCGGCATCCCCTTTGATCGCAAGATGTACGAATCGGTGCGCCAGCAAAAGGTGATGGTCGAACTCTACCCCGGCAGCCGGGTGAGTCTGGCCTTCGAGAAGCTGGCCGCCAAACTGGTCAGCGCCGCCCACCAGAGCGAGCCCAAGGGTTCCCTGCAGTTTTTCTGGAAGCGGCTGTTGTCCCTGGGTGGCAGTGGCTCATGA